The Neisseria animaloris genome segment GTCTGGTCGAATCCTTTCTGCAACGCCTTGATATAAACGGTTTGTTCGTCCACGCTGAAGCTCACGGCTTCCGTGCCCTGCAAGGTGGCGAGTGCGGCATGCAAATCTGCTGTACGCCCTTGCCACTCTGTCGGCACGGTAAATGCGATATTCTTAACAGGCTTGGGAGCAGGCGCGAACATTGCTATCAACATCCACAACAGCATCAACGATGTACAAAATGCAAACACCCCGCCGAAACCGTAATGCTGGAAAATCCAACCGCCCAATGCCCCGCCTGCAAACAGACCTACTGACTGCATAGTATTGTAAACACCCATTGCCGTGCCTTTTAAATCCGCTGGGGCGATTTTCGATACTATCGAAGGCAAGCTTGCTTCCAATACATTAAATCCGATGAAGTAGATAGTCAGATATACGGCAATCATCCATATTGATTCCAAACCATACAGCAATCCCATTTGCGCGGCGGCAATACAGCCGATACCGCCCAAAAACACTTGCTTTAACTTATTGCGCGTTTCACCGATGATAATCAACGGCACCATCAAAATCAGCCCGATAATGGTTGCGGGCAGATAGATTTTCCAATGTTGGATTTTATCCAGCCCTAAATGTTCCAAAGCGAAAGGCAACGAAATAAACAGAGCCATTTGTGAGGCATGAAGGGCGAAGATACCGAAATCCAAACTCAGCAACTGGGTGTTTTTTAATACTTCGCCGATTCGGGAAGGCTGTGCTTGGGTGTCTTCATGCAACTTTGATTTAACCGGATCGGGTGTAACCCATGCGACGACCGCAATGCTTATTACCGTCAGTACGCCTGTCAGCATAAATAGACCAGGTACACCGATAATCCCTGATAATGCGGGAGCCAACACCAAGCTGGCTGAGAATGTTAAGCCTATACTCAACCCTATCATGGCCATACCGCGGGTGCGTACTTCATCGCGGGTTAAGTCGGCCAGAAGCGCAGTAACCGCCGCACTGATGGCACCCGCTCCCTGCAAAGCCCGCGCCACTACGAGCATTTCCAAAGTATTGGCGGCGGCAGCCAAAAAACTGCCTGCTGCAAACACAATCAACCCGACGTAAATTACCCTTTTGCGCCCGAACTTATCCGAAGCTATCCCCAAGGGCAGCTGCAAAGCGGCTTGCGTCAAGCCGTACATGCCCATCGCCAGACCAACCAAGGTTTTGTTATTTTCGGCTCCCGGCAAAGTGGCGGCATAGAGGGCAAGCACCGGCAGTACTAAAAACATGCCGAGCATACGCAATGCATATACGCCCGCCAGAGAGCTGCTGGCACGCCATTCGAGAGGGAGCATCTGTGTGCGGTTTTGTTTTGACATAATGATATTGTATTGTTGAGGCCGTCTGAAAATGAACAGGTTGGTTAATGGGGCGATTATACAACGATTGTCTGTTTCTGTTTCAGACGGCCTGAAGATTAAACAGATAAACTTTTATCGTTGCTGCGAAATCCGATGGCCTTGCAGAGCCGTCCGCCACAGCCTTAAACAGGCGGTTTTATAAACCGCGGCACGGTAGCGGAATCGGTATGTCCGCCGCTTGCAGTCCCATACTTGTCATGATTATTTGTGTTTCACGGATTATAAAGCCGTCTGAAAAACTGCTTTTCTTTCAGACGGCTTCTCTTGAAAATACTTACAACATTATCCCCACTGCCAACGGTTGCGCCATGCGCCCAAGACTGCGTTCGGATATTTGTTGCTGCCCAAACTGCCGTTAAAACGAGCTAGTGCCCGTACCAAATTGCCTCGCTCGACATTATTGTAATGGCGCAAAATAGTACAGCCGTAACGCAGGTTGGTGCGGATATCGAAAAGATTATGCGAAGGCTTGCCGATATAGTTCTTCCAAAACGGCATTACCTGCATCAATCCGCGTGCACCGACGTTACTGATGGCGTATTGGCGAAACGCGCTTTCTACTTCAATCAGACCCAATACAACCTGTGTATCCAAACCGGCACGGCTTGATTCATATTGTATGTTGATAAGCAAACGCCGGCGTTCCCCTTCATCAGGCACATAGCGCGCCAAACGGGACGACATATCTTTCAACCAACGCTCTCCGTCTTCGGCACGGGTAAAAACCAAGCGCGGCGGATTTACATTGTTGATGGAACTGCGCATCACCGAAGCCACGTCGTCAGACAAGGTTTCTTCACGCTGCGCTCCGGCCAGCAGCAATTTCGGACTCAATAAACATGCACCGCCGGCAATCAGTAAGCGGCGGCGGTCTACGGATTCGGGAAAAAGAATAGAGGTTTTGCCATTCATAATGTGTCAGGTTTACGGTTGGTACAGGCCGTCTGAAAAGTTTCAGACGGCCTGTACGGTTCATTTTTTATTCAATACAAAAGCATTCCGATATATTTCAGACGGCCTTCTTCCAAGAGGCCGTCTGAAACCATTAATCAAGGTGTTCGCTACTTTGCGCCAATACGGTACGGTTGCCGTTGGCCTCCGGAGCCGAAACGATACCGTCGGCTTCCATTTGGTCGATCAAACGGGCGGCACGGTTGTAGCCGATGCGCAAATAACGCTGCACCGATGAAATGGTTGCTTTACGGGTTTTAATCACACAGGCAACGGCATCGTCATACATCGGATCTTGTTCTTCATCACTGCTTCGTCCGCTGTTGGCATTGCTGAACAGATCATCACCGCCCACTCCGGCAGTCAGAATATCGTCGATATAATTCGGCTCTCCGAACTGTTTGAGATATTCGACAACACGATGAACTTCATCATCCGCAACAAAGGCACCGTGCACACGCTTCGGGTAACCGGTGCCCGGCGGCAGAAACAGCATATCACCTTGCCCCAATAGATTTTCAGCCCCCATCTGGTCAAGAATCGTGCGGCTGTCGACTTTGCTGGAAACCTGAAATGCAATGCGCGTCGGAATATTGGCTTTAATCAAACCGGTAATCACATCCACACTCGGGCGCTGGGTAGCCAAAATCAAGTGGATACCCGCTGCGCGGGCTTTCTGCGCCAAACGTGCAATCAACTCTTCGATTTTCTTGCCTGCCGTCATCATCAAGTCGGCAAACTCATCCACCACCACTACGATAAACGGCAGTTTTTCCAACGGTTCGGGTTCGGAAGGCGTTAAGCTGAACGGATTAGCCATGATTTCACCGCGAGCCGCCGCTTCGGCCACTTTTTGATTAAAGCCCGCCAAATTACGCACACCGACATGGCTCATCAAACGGTAACGCTTTTCCATCTCGTTCACACACCATGTCAGCGCATTGGCGGCTAGCTTCATATCGGTAACCACCGGTGCAAGCAGATGGGGGATTCCCTCGTAAATACTCAGCTCCAGCATTTTCGGGTCTATCATAATCATGCGGACTTCATCAGGCGTTGCTTTAAACAACATTGATAAAATCATCGAATTCACGCCAACCGATTTACCCGATCCGGTCGTACCCGCCACCAATAGATGCGGTGCTTTGGCCAAATCGGTTACCACCGGTTCACCGGTAATGTCTTGCCCCAAAGCAAGCGTCAGTTTGGATTTGGATTCCTGAAAAGCAGGCGAATTGAAAATTTCACTCAAACGTATCATCTGCCGCTTGGGGTTTGGTAACTCCAAGCCCATGCAGGTTTTGCCCGGTATGGTTTCAACCACACGGATAGAAGCTACTCCTAAGGAGCGTGCCAAATCTTTTTCAAGATTCAATACAGCATTCCCACGTACGCCGACATCCGGCTCAATTTCATAGCGGGTGATAACAGGGCCAGAATAAGCATCCATCACCTTCACTTTTACTTTAAACTCAGCCAACTTTTCTTCAATGGTAATGCTGTTTTCCAACAATGCTTCTTCCGTTTGCGTTGCTGTCGGATCAAATTGCGGCGGTTGCAGCAAGTCGACTGCGGGCAAATGAGATTCGCCTTTTGAAACGGTAACGACACGCGGAATCGGCCTTACAGAGGCTGCTGTAACTGTTGTCGTTTCAGACGGCCTCACCAAATCTTCTGCCGATTGCTTCGAGGCATGCTCAAAAACTGCAGCAGTCGCTTTGTCTGTTTCATCCGAGGCCGTCTGAAAACCTTCTTTATCTGTAACTATCGGAGCGGATTCACTGATCAAACGGTCTGTAATCGTCCAGTGCGGAGCATCACTGATGTGAGCATTGACCGCAGACACTTCTGCTTCTTCATATAACATCACTCGCGGAGAAGAAACAGCAGCAGTGTTATGAAATACCGGTGGCTCGGGAATATCAATCACTTGTCGTTCCACTTCAGGCATGAAAGGAGGTTCCACAACGGTTGTCATTGAATCGGGCGCAGCAGCATAAGGCGTAAAACGGGTAGATATGGGAGATGTTCCGGCTATTTTCGGCGGCTGGAGTTTGGCCACATGACTTTGTTCGACACGCGCTGCATCAGGAATCACGCTTTCACGCATTGCCATATTAATGCGGCGGATACGTTGACGATTAACAGGTGAATCGGTTTTTGCCAAATTAGCAAACACTTCACCTTCCGGAATCACTTTCGGCTGAAGCACTTGCACTGGAGTTTGAGCCGCAACTTGACGGCGACGGGCTAAACGTTGACGCAGCAAATTGGCACGGATATCTTCCACCCCAATGGTTTCGGGAGAATTTAATGCCTGTTCGACCGATTGTATTATTTCAGTACGAGGTATCGTATGCGAAGAAATTTGTCGTACTTCTGACAACACACGTTCACGCGTCCGTTTTAACGCAGGATCATCCAAACCAATTGTTTTTAATTCAACCACAGGTTTAGGTGGCTCGATTTCTTCCAATGCGGGTCTGAACTGCCAATTAATCTCAACCACTTCCATGTCAGACGTAGGTTTGGAAATAGACGGTTGCAGTTTCGTTTCCTGCGGTTCGATATCTATCAGCGGTGTTTCCCGCAATGCACGGGTAGCCTCTTCCAAGGTAATAACCGGCAAGGAAGAATCTGTCATCTTGGCAGGGAGATATTCCCCATCTTCAAAATCCAAATAAGGTGCGGGAGCAATTGATTTTCCCGTTGCACGCAATGGTTTCTGCTCTGAAGAAATGGGCACTTCCGGCAACACTGCACCAAACATTGGAATATTATTTCCTTCTTCATCATCCGAATCAGACTGAATTGCCTCGTTTAATGAGAAAACTTGTATTTTTTCAACCTCATTCACATCCGCAAATTCATGTTGACTATCTTCTGTTATTTCTACAACATGTTTTACCTCAGACGCAGAGGCAAAGATAGGCAATTCATTCAAACCATCATCTTTATTTCCATCACGAACCATTCCTGACGTAGCATCCAACTTACGGCTGTGCTTCGGAGACAAAGCCCGAAATTTCTCTACGGTTTTATCGTACACCGCCTTAGCCTCTTCCGCCGCCTTATAAATTTGGCGTGTGTTTTTCAGATTTGGATCAACACCTCGCAATGCTTTCAGTTGTTTTCCATCCGAGGTATCAGATTCAACACCGTTATCTGTTTCTTCATGACGGCTAAGATAAGTAAGTTCCAGTAGCCACTCTTGTTCTTGGCGACGACGGATCCACAGCATACCGGCAATAGCACATAACAGCAAAATCAGTAAAAATGTCCACAACATAAACACAATGGCCTTGATTGGTTTCGGCAAAGTTGTTATTTTAACTTGTTTCAGCCTTCACTTGAAGAAATTGTTTTTATTCAAATTACTATTGGTGCATAGTGTAGAAAAATATGGCAATCAGACTTAAATAATCCCATAACACTTTTCCTAAATACATAAAATATCCGGCATGAAAATTAATCATGCCAGATAAATTTCATACCCTCTATATTGCATGCTTCGTCCATACGGTCAGGTCGGGTGTTGAGCCCGCTTTCATGACAGGACTTCATCAACACCCACGACATTATCCCTCCCAACCTCCATTATCACCCTCTTTCCTGCCACATCGGCCTCTCCCACAAACGCCAAAGGCTGCGGAGTCACCCCCACAGCCCCAACATCCTTCCAGGCTTCCTTACTTCTTCAGCACCGGCTGCGCCTTCCCTTTCGCCGATCCATGACCGGATACCACCGCCTCCACTTTCAGCTTCGACAATATCCCCTCACCGATTCCCTTTACATTCTTCAACTCGTCCACACTCTTGAACTTGCCGTTCTGCGTCCGGTATTCCACTATCGCCGCCGCCTTCGACGGCCCGATTCCCGGCAGTGCCTTCAATTCTTCCGCCGTCGCCGTATTGATGTTCACCGCCGCCAACGACCACGCCGATACCAGCAGACCCACCAGAGCCAATACATACCGTTTCATGTTTTCCCTTTCATAATATGAATTCAAATAATCTTATTGCTGTCAATAACCGCACGAATCCGGAAACATACTTCCATATCGCAGAAACAGCTGCGCTATCATAAGCATATTTCCCCTCCCGCTCAAACATTTTCAGCGCAACGCTGCCGACCCACTCCCCCACTGTCGCCCTCCCGCGACAACACCCACGTCCCTCCCCTCCAAGTAAAAACCCCCGATACTTCTCAGTATCAGGGGTTAGCAATGAGTGTCTGGCAGTGACCTACTTTCACATGGGTATCCACACTATCATCGGCGCTGAGTCGTTTCACGGTCCTGTTCGGGATGGGAAGGCGTGGGACCAACTCGCTATGGCCGCCAGACGTAAACTGTACAAATCGGGAAAGCCGTCAGGGAAATGCATCCCTTCTCTTTATTCTTCAATCAACGGTGATGGGTATCGTCTTCAAGACTGATATAAGCTTTATTTTCGAAGCCTCAACACCCACTACGGTGCAAAAGTCCTTCAAATGATAGAGTCAAGCCTCACGAGCAATTAGTATCGGTTAGCTTCACGCATTGCTGCGCTTCCACACCCGACCTATCAACGTCCTGGTCTCGAACGACTCTTTAGTGCGGTTAAACCGCAAGGGAAGTCTCATCTTCAGGCGAGTTTCGCGCTTAGATGCTTTCAGCGCTTATCTCTTCCGAACTTAGCTACCCGGCGATGCGACTGGCGTCACAACCGGTACACCAGAGGTTCGTCCACTCCGGTCCTCTCGTACTAGGAGCAGCCCCCGTCAAACTTCCAACGCCCACTGCAGATAGGGACCAAACTGTCTCACGACGTTTTAAACCCAGCTCACGTACC includes the following:
- a CDS encoding MFS transporter; amino-acid sequence: MSKQNRTQMLPLEWRASSSLAGVYALRMLGMFLVLPVLALYAATLPGAENNKTLVGLAMGMYGLTQAALQLPLGIASDKFGRKRVIYVGLIVFAAGSFLAAAANTLEMLVVARALQGAGAISAAVTALLADLTRDEVRTRGMAMIGLSIGLTFSASLVLAPALSGIIGVPGLFMLTGVLTVISIAVVAWVTPDPVKSKLHEDTQAQPSRIGEVLKNTQLLSLDFGIFALHASQMALFISLPFALEHLGLDKIQHWKIYLPATIIGLILMVPLIIIGETRNKLKQVFLGGIGCIAAAQMGLLYGLESIWMIAVYLTIYFIGFNVLEASLPSIVSKIAPADLKGTAMGVYNTMQSVGLFAGGALGGWIFQHYGFGGVFAFCTSLMLLWMLIAMFAPAPKPVKNIAFTVPTEWQGRTADLHAALATLQGTEAVSFSVDEQTVYIKALQKGFDQTAAEKIISGVK
- a CDS encoding lytic transglycosylase domain-containing protein, coding for MNGKTSILFPESVDRRRLLIAGGACLLSPKLLLAGAQREETLSDDVASVMRSSINNVNPPRLVFTRAEDGERWLKDMSSRLARYVPDEGERRRLLINIQYESSRAGLDTQVVLGLIEVESAFRQYAISNVGARGLMQVMPFWKNYIGKPSHNLFDIRTNLRYGCTILRHYNNVERGNLVRALARFNGSLGSNKYPNAVLGAWRNRWQWG
- a CDS encoding DNA translocase FtsK, whose product is MLWTFLLILLLCAIAGMLWIRRRQEQEWLLELTYLSRHEETDNGVESDTSDGKQLKALRGVDPNLKNTRQIYKAAEEAKAVYDKTVEKFRALSPKHSRKLDATSGMVRDGNKDDGLNELPIFASASEVKHVVEITEDSQHEFADVNEVEKIQVFSLNEAIQSDSDDEEGNNIPMFGAVLPEVPISSEQKPLRATGKSIAPAPYLDFEDGEYLPAKMTDSSLPVITLEEATRALRETPLIDIEPQETKLQPSISKPTSDMEVVEINWQFRPALEEIEPPKPVVELKTIGLDDPALKRTRERVLSEVRQISSHTIPRTEIIQSVEQALNSPETIGVEDIRANLLRQRLARRRQVAAQTPVQVLQPKVIPEGEVFANLAKTDSPVNRQRIRRINMAMRESVIPDAARVEQSHVAKLQPPKIAGTSPISTRFTPYAAAPDSMTTVVEPPFMPEVERQVIDIPEPPVFHNTAAVSSPRVMLYEEAEVSAVNAHISDAPHWTITDRLISESAPIVTDKEGFQTASDETDKATAAVFEHASKQSAEDLVRPSETTTVTAASVRPIPRVVTVSKGESHLPAVDLLQPPQFDPTATQTEEALLENSITIEEKLAEFKVKVKVMDAYSGPVITRYEIEPDVGVRGNAVLNLEKDLARSLGVASIRVVETIPGKTCMGLELPNPKRQMIRLSEIFNSPAFQESKSKLTLALGQDITGEPVVTDLAKAPHLLVAGTTGSGKSVGVNSMILSMLFKATPDEVRMIMIDPKMLELSIYEGIPHLLAPVVTDMKLAANALTWCVNEMEKRYRLMSHVGVRNLAGFNQKVAEAAARGEIMANPFSLTPSEPEPLEKLPFIVVVVDEFADLMMTAGKKIEELIARLAQKARAAGIHLILATQRPSVDVITGLIKANIPTRIAFQVSSKVDSRTILDQMGAENLLGQGDMLFLPPGTGYPKRVHGAFVADDEVHRVVEYLKQFGEPNYIDDILTAGVGGDDLFSNANSGRSSDEEQDPMYDDAVACVIKTRKATISSVQRYLRIGYNRAARLIDQMEADGIVSAPEANGNRTVLAQSSEHLD
- a CDS encoding ComEA family DNA-binding protein; protein product: MKRYVLALVGLLVSAWSLAAVNINTATAEELKALPGIGPSKAAAIVEYRTQNGKFKSVDELKNVKGIGEGILSKLKVEAVVSGHGSAKGKAQPVLKK